One Vespa velutina chromosome 9, iVesVel2.1, whole genome shotgun sequence DNA segment encodes these proteins:
- the LOC124951482 gene encoding protein arginine N-methyltransferase 9-like isoform X3, producing the protein MRAIPYLKKALRVDPTFLPAERNLQNAHSMAVARWHFPMLNDKQRNNAFAQAIHKRISEGYDTVLDVGTGTGLLSLYAKDAGAKNIYACEYSTVMVNIAKNVFERNDAKDIKLIPKLSSNLRIPDDIPERLKLIVTETFDAGLFGELIIPSMINAHKNILSKDGMVIPMRATLYMAAVECEYIRYRSSVLFNKIKEECSLSFDNVLIIPDDEYYDTENLENVKINHITEPQVLLHVNFNNMYELQEFAKDGIKAIRCVKCRYDGIIDGLVTWFKLHLDEEIVIDTSEANSCWQLAVFPTIPAVCKEGDNLTIKTEVHNGKLKCSYTLSTFKSDIDSKCTYRLPREIIMFLNDLEYIKSLIQISKSHETRKLNCILDTSPFPIYGLMQLKKNKHSEILYYESSNLILCHLVEQIIKENEIQGTAYAVSDYRQIQHPVDIILFHNFDMKGELKDWGQDSCHELFSYLLKPEGIILPEKVFLMGQLIFSEDLPKIVSVKDANIQWEKNTSNKSNFHKHNNEYINIMTNIKDTYSSYKIAEYINEYKIDQIFDLNLSLYSYIPLSEVHTLIEIKENEKTQSVVNLKKIGNNNKQLHPNALICWYKIELTSDHVHYTKRNDSFMNHMALVLEDELQNIIRADNEVKIKIQQVKGLVSIKLITE; encoded by the exons ATGAGAGCAATACCTTATTTGAAAAAAGCCTTGAGAGTTGATCCTACTTTTCTACCTGCAGAACGAAATTTGCAAAATGCACATAGTATGGCTGTAGCTAGATGGCACTTTCCAATGTTGAACGATAAGCAAAGAAATAATGCATTTGCACAAGCAATACATAAAAGAATTTCTGAAGGCTATGACACCGTTTTAGATGTAGGAACTGGCACAGGTCTTCTAAGCTTATATGCAAAAGATGCAGGAGCCAAAAACATTTATGCATGTGAATATTCAACAGTAATGGTTAACATAGCAAAAAATGTGTTTGAACGCAATGAtgcaaaagatataaaattgataccTAAGCTTTCTTCAAATCTTAGAATACCAGACGATATTCCAGAAAG gttGAAATTAATAGTAACTGAAACATTTGATGCTGGTTTGTTTGGAGAATTAATAATACCATCTATGATTAATGcacacaaaaatattttaagtaaaGATGGAATGGTAATACCTATGAGAGCCACTCTTTACATGGCTGCTGTTGAATGTGAATATATACGATACAGGTCATcagttttatttaacaaaataaaagaagaatgcTCTCTTAGTTTTGATAATGTGCTTATAATACCAGACGATGAATATTATGATACAGAAAAtcttgaaaatgttaaaataaatcatataacaGAACCACAAGTATTATTAcatgttaattttaataatatgtatgaaTTACAAGAATTTGCAAAAGATGGCATAAAGGCTATACGATGTGTCAAATGCAGATATGATGGTATTATAGATGGATTGGTAACTTGGTTCAAACTACATCTTGATGAAGAAATTGTAATAGATACATCAGAAGCAAATTCTTGTTGGCAACTGGCTGTATTTCCAACAATTCCAGCAGTCTGTAAAGAAGGTGATAACTTAACGATTAAGACTGAAGTACATAATGGAAAACTAAAGTGTTCTTACACATTAAGCACATTCAAATCTGATATTGATTCTAAATGTACATATCGTTTaccaagagaaataataatgttccTTAATGatcttgaatatattaaatctctTATTCAAATTAGCAAATCTCATGAAActagaaaattaaattgtattttggATACCTCACCATTTCCTATCTACGGTTTgatgcaattaaaaaaaaataaacatagtgaaattttatattatgaaagtAGTAATTTAATACTTTGTCATCTTGttgaacaaattattaaagaaaatgaaattcaagGAACAGCCTATGCTGTATCTGATTATCGTCAAATTCAACATCCTGtagatattatactttttcataattttgatATGAAGGGAGAACTAAAAGATTGGGGCCAAGATAGTTGTCATGAACTTTTCAG CTATTTGTTAAAGCCAGAAGGCATTATACTACCAGAGAAAGTATTTTTGATGGGACAACTTATATTCTCAGAAGATTTACCTAAAATAGTATCTGTAAAAGATGCAAATATTCAGTGGGAAAAAAATACAtcgaataaatcaaattttcataag cataataatgaatatattaatattatgacaaatattaaagatacatATTCAAGTTATAAGATTgcagaatatattaatgaatataag ATAGATCAAATATTTGACTTAAATTTAAGTCTGTATTCTTATATACCTTTATCTGAAGTACAtacattaatagaaataaaagaaaatgaaaagacacAATCtgttgtaaatttaaaaaaaataggcaataataataagcaatTACATCCAAATGCTCTTATTTGTTGGTATAAAATTGAACTTACATCAGATCATGTACattatacaaaaagaaatgattcttTTATGAATCACATGGCCTTAGTGTTAGAAGATGAAttgcaaaatattattcgagcAGATAATGAAGTAAAGATTAAAATACAACAAGTCAAAGGTCTAGTAAGTATCAAGTTGATTACTGAATGA
- the LOC124951482 gene encoding protein arginine N-methyltransferase 9-like isoform X1 — protein sequence MLKIINNDLFIWLNIYIEEKFQYTWLIGMEMEVKDIIEKSLRKAKDHDSLGHVGKAYAYYTVVAELCSPKRAEIEEAFTDVLCEWCMQLEVNNRFSDLLLCYKHSLDIYPNNPRMLNNFAAHLLRNNDPMRAIPYLKKALRVDPTFLPAERNLQNAHSMAVARWHFPMLNDKQRNNAFAQAIHKRISEGYDTVLDVGTGTGLLSLYAKDAGAKNIYACEYSTVMVNIAKNVFERNDAKDIKLIPKLSSNLRIPDDIPERLKLIVTETFDAGLFGELIIPSMINAHKNILSKDGMVIPMRATLYMAAVECEYIRYRSSVLFNKIKEECSLSFDNVLIIPDDEYYDTENLENVKINHITEPQVLLHVNFNNMYELQEFAKDGIKAIRCVKCRYDGIIDGLVTWFKLHLDEEIVIDTSEANSCWQLAVFPTIPAVCKEGDNLTIKTEVHNGKLKCSYTLSTFKSDIDSKCTYRLPREIIMFLNDLEYIKSLIQISKSHETRKLNCILDTSPFPIYGLMQLKKNKHSEILYYESSNLILCHLVEQIIKENEIQGTAYAVSDYRQIQHPVDIILFHNFDMKGELKDWGQDSCHELFSYLLKPEGIILPEKVFLMGQLIFSEDLPKIVSVKDANIQWEKNTSNKSNFHKHNNEYINIMTNIKDTYSSYKIAEYINEYKIDQIFDLNLSLYSYIPLSEVHTLIEIKENEKTQSVVNLKKIGNNNKQLHPNALICWYKIELTSDHVHYTKRNDSFMNHMALVLEDELQNIIRADNEVKIKIQQVKGLVSIKLITE from the exons atgttaaaaatcattaacaatgatctttttatatggctaaatatatatattgaagagAAATTCCAATACACATGgcttatag ggATGGAAATGGAAGTGAaggatataatagaaaaatctttGAGAAAGGCAAAGGATCATGACAGTCTTGGCCATGTCGGAAAGGCTTATGCTTATTATACTGTTGTAGCAGAATTATGTTCTCCAAAAAGAGCAGAAATAGAGGAAGCATTTACAGATGTGTTAt GTGAATGGTGTATGCAATTGGAGGTCAATAATAGGTTTTCTGATCTTCTGTTATGTTATAAACATTCTTTAGATATTTATCCAAATAATCCACGTATGCTAAATAATTTTGCAGCGCATCTTCTAAG GAATAACGATCCTATGAGAGCAATACCTTATTTGAAAAAAGCCTTGAGAGTTGATCCTACTTTTCTACCTGCAGAACGAAATTTGCAAAATGCACATAGTATGGCTGTAGCTAGATGGCACTTTCCAATGTTGAACGATAAGCAAAGAAATAATGCATTTGCACAAGCAATACATAAAAGAATTTCTGAAGGCTATGACACCGTTTTAGATGTAGGAACTGGCACAGGTCTTCTAAGCTTATATGCAAAAGATGCAGGAGCCAAAAACATTTATGCATGTGAATATTCAACAGTAATGGTTAACATAGCAAAAAATGTGTTTGAACGCAATGAtgcaaaagatataaaattgataccTAAGCTTTCTTCAAATCTTAGAATACCAGACGATATTCCAGAAAG gttGAAATTAATAGTAACTGAAACATTTGATGCTGGTTTGTTTGGAGAATTAATAATACCATCTATGATTAATGcacacaaaaatattttaagtaaaGATGGAATGGTAATACCTATGAGAGCCACTCTTTACATGGCTGCTGTTGAATGTGAATATATACGATACAGGTCATcagttttatttaacaaaataaaagaagaatgcTCTCTTAGTTTTGATAATGTGCTTATAATACCAGACGATGAATATTATGATACAGAAAAtcttgaaaatgttaaaataaatcatataacaGAACCACAAGTATTATTAcatgttaattttaataatatgtatgaaTTACAAGAATTTGCAAAAGATGGCATAAAGGCTATACGATGTGTCAAATGCAGATATGATGGTATTATAGATGGATTGGTAACTTGGTTCAAACTACATCTTGATGAAGAAATTGTAATAGATACATCAGAAGCAAATTCTTGTTGGCAACTGGCTGTATTTCCAACAATTCCAGCAGTCTGTAAAGAAGGTGATAACTTAACGATTAAGACTGAAGTACATAATGGAAAACTAAAGTGTTCTTACACATTAAGCACATTCAAATCTGATATTGATTCTAAATGTACATATCGTTTaccaagagaaataataatgttccTTAATGatcttgaatatattaaatctctTATTCAAATTAGCAAATCTCATGAAActagaaaattaaattgtattttggATACCTCACCATTTCCTATCTACGGTTTgatgcaattaaaaaaaaataaacatagtgaaattttatattatgaaagtAGTAATTTAATACTTTGTCATCTTGttgaacaaattattaaagaaaatgaaattcaagGAACAGCCTATGCTGTATCTGATTATCGTCAAATTCAACATCCTGtagatattatactttttcataattttgatATGAAGGGAGAACTAAAAGATTGGGGCCAAGATAGTTGTCATGAACTTTTCAG CTATTTGTTAAAGCCAGAAGGCATTATACTACCAGAGAAAGTATTTTTGATGGGACAACTTATATTCTCAGAAGATTTACCTAAAATAGTATCTGTAAAAGATGCAAATATTCAGTGGGAAAAAAATACAtcgaataaatcaaattttcataag cataataatgaatatattaatattatgacaaatattaaagatacatATTCAAGTTATAAGATTgcagaatatattaatgaatataag ATAGATCAAATATTTGACTTAAATTTAAGTCTGTATTCTTATATACCTTTATCTGAAGTACAtacattaatagaaataaaagaaaatgaaaagacacAATCtgttgtaaatttaaaaaaaataggcaataataataagcaatTACATCCAAATGCTCTTATTTGTTGGTATAAAATTGAACTTACATCAGATCATGTACattatacaaaaagaaatgattcttTTATGAATCACATGGCCTTAGTGTTAGAAGATGAAttgcaaaatattattcgagcAGATAATGAAGTAAAGATTAAAATACAACAAGTCAAAGGTCTAGTAAGTATCAAGTTGATTACTGAATGA
- the LOC124951482 gene encoding protein arginine N-methyltransferase 9-like isoform X2 — MEMEVKDIIEKSLRKAKDHDSLGHVGKAYAYYTVVAELCSPKRAEIEEAFTDVLCEWCMQLEVNNRFSDLLLCYKHSLDIYPNNPRMLNNFAAHLLRNNDPMRAIPYLKKALRVDPTFLPAERNLQNAHSMAVARWHFPMLNDKQRNNAFAQAIHKRISEGYDTVLDVGTGTGLLSLYAKDAGAKNIYACEYSTVMVNIAKNVFERNDAKDIKLIPKLSSNLRIPDDIPERLKLIVTETFDAGLFGELIIPSMINAHKNILSKDGMVIPMRATLYMAAVECEYIRYRSSVLFNKIKEECSLSFDNVLIIPDDEYYDTENLENVKINHITEPQVLLHVNFNNMYELQEFAKDGIKAIRCVKCRYDGIIDGLVTWFKLHLDEEIVIDTSEANSCWQLAVFPTIPAVCKEGDNLTIKTEVHNGKLKCSYTLSTFKSDIDSKCTYRLPREIIMFLNDLEYIKSLIQISKSHETRKLNCILDTSPFPIYGLMQLKKNKHSEILYYESSNLILCHLVEQIIKENEIQGTAYAVSDYRQIQHPVDIILFHNFDMKGELKDWGQDSCHELFSYLLKPEGIILPEKVFLMGQLIFSEDLPKIVSVKDANIQWEKNTSNKSNFHKHNNEYINIMTNIKDTYSSYKIAEYINEYKIDQIFDLNLSLYSYIPLSEVHTLIEIKENEKTQSVVNLKKIGNNNKQLHPNALICWYKIELTSDHVHYTKRNDSFMNHMALVLEDELQNIIRADNEVKIKIQQVKGLVSIKLITE, encoded by the exons ATGGAAATGGAAGTGAaggatataatagaaaaatctttGAGAAAGGCAAAGGATCATGACAGTCTTGGCCATGTCGGAAAGGCTTATGCTTATTATACTGTTGTAGCAGAATTATGTTCTCCAAAAAGAGCAGAAATAGAGGAAGCATTTACAGATGTGTTAt GTGAATGGTGTATGCAATTGGAGGTCAATAATAGGTTTTCTGATCTTCTGTTATGTTATAAACATTCTTTAGATATTTATCCAAATAATCCACGTATGCTAAATAATTTTGCAGCGCATCTTCTAAG GAATAACGATCCTATGAGAGCAATACCTTATTTGAAAAAAGCCTTGAGAGTTGATCCTACTTTTCTACCTGCAGAACGAAATTTGCAAAATGCACATAGTATGGCTGTAGCTAGATGGCACTTTCCAATGTTGAACGATAAGCAAAGAAATAATGCATTTGCACAAGCAATACATAAAAGAATTTCTGAAGGCTATGACACCGTTTTAGATGTAGGAACTGGCACAGGTCTTCTAAGCTTATATGCAAAAGATGCAGGAGCCAAAAACATTTATGCATGTGAATATTCAACAGTAATGGTTAACATAGCAAAAAATGTGTTTGAACGCAATGAtgcaaaagatataaaattgataccTAAGCTTTCTTCAAATCTTAGAATACCAGACGATATTCCAGAAAG gttGAAATTAATAGTAACTGAAACATTTGATGCTGGTTTGTTTGGAGAATTAATAATACCATCTATGATTAATGcacacaaaaatattttaagtaaaGATGGAATGGTAATACCTATGAGAGCCACTCTTTACATGGCTGCTGTTGAATGTGAATATATACGATACAGGTCATcagttttatttaacaaaataaaagaagaatgcTCTCTTAGTTTTGATAATGTGCTTATAATACCAGACGATGAATATTATGATACAGAAAAtcttgaaaatgttaaaataaatcatataacaGAACCACAAGTATTATTAcatgttaattttaataatatgtatgaaTTACAAGAATTTGCAAAAGATGGCATAAAGGCTATACGATGTGTCAAATGCAGATATGATGGTATTATAGATGGATTGGTAACTTGGTTCAAACTACATCTTGATGAAGAAATTGTAATAGATACATCAGAAGCAAATTCTTGTTGGCAACTGGCTGTATTTCCAACAATTCCAGCAGTCTGTAAAGAAGGTGATAACTTAACGATTAAGACTGAAGTACATAATGGAAAACTAAAGTGTTCTTACACATTAAGCACATTCAAATCTGATATTGATTCTAAATGTACATATCGTTTaccaagagaaataataatgttccTTAATGatcttgaatatattaaatctctTATTCAAATTAGCAAATCTCATGAAActagaaaattaaattgtattttggATACCTCACCATTTCCTATCTACGGTTTgatgcaattaaaaaaaaataaacatagtgaaattttatattatgaaagtAGTAATTTAATACTTTGTCATCTTGttgaacaaattattaaagaaaatgaaattcaagGAACAGCCTATGCTGTATCTGATTATCGTCAAATTCAACATCCTGtagatattatactttttcataattttgatATGAAGGGAGAACTAAAAGATTGGGGCCAAGATAGTTGTCATGAACTTTTCAG CTATTTGTTAAAGCCAGAAGGCATTATACTACCAGAGAAAGTATTTTTGATGGGACAACTTATATTCTCAGAAGATTTACCTAAAATAGTATCTGTAAAAGATGCAAATATTCAGTGGGAAAAAAATACAtcgaataaatcaaattttcataag cataataatgaatatattaatattatgacaaatattaaagatacatATTCAAGTTATAAGATTgcagaatatattaatgaatataag ATAGATCAAATATTTGACTTAAATTTAAGTCTGTATTCTTATATACCTTTATCTGAAGTACAtacattaatagaaataaaagaaaatgaaaagacacAATCtgttgtaaatttaaaaaaaataggcaataataataagcaatTACATCCAAATGCTCTTATTTGTTGGTATAAAATTGAACTTACATCAGATCATGTACattatacaaaaagaaatgattcttTTATGAATCACATGGCCTTAGTGTTAGAAGATGAAttgcaaaatattattcgagcAGATAATGAAGTAAAGATTAAAATACAACAAGTCAAAGGTCTAGTAAGTATCAAGTTGATTACTGAATGA
- the LOC124951482 gene encoding protein arginine N-methyltransferase 9-like isoform X5, translated as MAVARWHFPMLNDKQRNNAFAQAIHKRISEGYDTVLDVGTGTGLLSLYAKDAGAKNIYACEYSTVMVNIAKNVFERNDAKDIKLIPKLSSNLRIPDDIPERLKLIVTETFDAGLFGELIIPSMINAHKNILSKDGMVIPMRATLYMAAVECEYIRYRSSVLFNKIKEECSLSFDNVLIIPDDEYYDTENLENVKINHITEPQVLLHVNFNNMYELQEFAKDGIKAIRCVKCRYDGIIDGLVTWFKLHLDEEIVIDTSEANSCWQLAVFPTIPAVCKEGDNLTIKTEVHNGKLKCSYTLSTFKSDIDSKCTYRLPREIIMFLNDLEYIKSLIQISKSHETRKLNCILDTSPFPIYGLMQLKKNKHSEILYYESSNLILCHLVEQIIKENEIQGTAYAVSDYRQIQHPVDIILFHNFDMKGELKDWGQDSCHELFSYLLKPEGIILPEKVFLMGQLIFSEDLPKIVSVKDANIQWEKNTSNKSNFHKHNNEYINIMTNIKDTYSSYKIAEYINEYKIDQIFDLNLSLYSYIPLSEVHTLIEIKENEKTQSVVNLKKIGNNNKQLHPNALICWYKIELTSDHVHYTKRNDSFMNHMALVLEDELQNIIRADNEVKIKIQQVKGLVSIKLITE; from the exons ATGGCTGTAGCTAGATGGCACTTTCCAATGTTGAACGATAAGCAAAGAAATAATGCATTTGCACAAGCAATACATAAAAGAATTTCTGAAGGCTATGACACCGTTTTAGATGTAGGAACTGGCACAGGTCTTCTAAGCTTATATGCAAAAGATGCAGGAGCCAAAAACATTTATGCATGTGAATATTCAACAGTAATGGTTAACATAGCAAAAAATGTGTTTGAACGCAATGAtgcaaaagatataaaattgataccTAAGCTTTCTTCAAATCTTAGAATACCAGACGATATTCCAGAAAG gttGAAATTAATAGTAACTGAAACATTTGATGCTGGTTTGTTTGGAGAATTAATAATACCATCTATGATTAATGcacacaaaaatattttaagtaaaGATGGAATGGTAATACCTATGAGAGCCACTCTTTACATGGCTGCTGTTGAATGTGAATATATACGATACAGGTCATcagttttatttaacaaaataaaagaagaatgcTCTCTTAGTTTTGATAATGTGCTTATAATACCAGACGATGAATATTATGATACAGAAAAtcttgaaaatgttaaaataaatcatataacaGAACCACAAGTATTATTAcatgttaattttaataatatgtatgaaTTACAAGAATTTGCAAAAGATGGCATAAAGGCTATACGATGTGTCAAATGCAGATATGATGGTATTATAGATGGATTGGTAACTTGGTTCAAACTACATCTTGATGAAGAAATTGTAATAGATACATCAGAAGCAAATTCTTGTTGGCAACTGGCTGTATTTCCAACAATTCCAGCAGTCTGTAAAGAAGGTGATAACTTAACGATTAAGACTGAAGTACATAATGGAAAACTAAAGTGTTCTTACACATTAAGCACATTCAAATCTGATATTGATTCTAAATGTACATATCGTTTaccaagagaaataataatgttccTTAATGatcttgaatatattaaatctctTATTCAAATTAGCAAATCTCATGAAActagaaaattaaattgtattttggATACCTCACCATTTCCTATCTACGGTTTgatgcaattaaaaaaaaataaacatagtgaaattttatattatgaaagtAGTAATTTAATACTTTGTCATCTTGttgaacaaattattaaagaaaatgaaattcaagGAACAGCCTATGCTGTATCTGATTATCGTCAAATTCAACATCCTGtagatattatactttttcataattttgatATGAAGGGAGAACTAAAAGATTGGGGCCAAGATAGTTGTCATGAACTTTTCAG CTATTTGTTAAAGCCAGAAGGCATTATACTACCAGAGAAAGTATTTTTGATGGGACAACTTATATTCTCAGAAGATTTACCTAAAATAGTATCTGTAAAAGATGCAAATATTCAGTGGGAAAAAAATACAtcgaataaatcaaattttcataag cataataatgaatatattaatattatgacaaatattaaagatacatATTCAAGTTATAAGATTgcagaatatattaatgaatataag ATAGATCAAATATTTGACTTAAATTTAAGTCTGTATTCTTATATACCTTTATCTGAAGTACAtacattaatagaaataaaagaaaatgaaaagacacAATCtgttgtaaatttaaaaaaaataggcaataataataagcaatTACATCCAAATGCTCTTATTTGTTGGTATAAAATTGAACTTACATCAGATCATGTACattatacaaaaagaaatgattcttTTATGAATCACATGGCCTTAGTGTTAGAAGATGAAttgcaaaatattattcgagcAGATAATGAAGTAAAGATTAAAATACAACAAGTCAAAGGTCTAGTAAGTATCAAGTTGATTACTGAATGA
- the LOC124951482 gene encoding protein arginine N-methyltransferase 9-like isoform X4 — translation MLKIINNDLFIWLNIYIEEKFQYTWLIGMEMEVKDIIEKSLRKAKDHDSLGHVGKAYAYYTVVAELCSPKRAEIEEAFTDVLCEWCMQLEVNNRFSDLLLCYKHSLDIYPNNPRMLNNFAAHLLRNNDPMRAIPYLKKALRVDPTFLPAERNLQNAHSMAVARWHFPMLNDKQRNNAFAQAIHKRISEGYDTVLDVGTGTGLLSLYAKDAGAKNIYACEYSTVMVNIAKNVFERNDAKDIKLIPKLSSNLRIPDDIPERLKLIVTETFDAGLFGELIIPSMINAHKNILSKDGMVIPMRATLYMAAVECEYIRYRSSVLFNKIKEECSLSFDNVLIIPDDEYYDTENLENVKINHITEPQVLLHVNFNNMYELQEFAKDGIKAIRCVKCRYDGIIDGLVTWFKLHLDEEIVIDTSEANSCWQLAVFPTIPAVCKEGDNLTIKTEVHNGKLKCSYTLSTFKSDIDSKCTYRLPREIIMFLNDLEYIKSLIQISKSHETRKLNCILDTSPFPIYGLMQLKKNKHSEILYYESSNLILCHLVEQIIKENEIQGTAYAVSDYRQIQHPVDIILFHNFDMKGELKDWGQDSCHELFSYLLKPEGIILPEKVFLMGQLIFSEDLPKIVSVKDANIQWEKNTSNKSNFHKNFFFVA, via the exons atgttaaaaatcattaacaatgatctttttatatggctaaatatatatattgaagagAAATTCCAATACACATGgcttatag ggATGGAAATGGAAGTGAaggatataatagaaaaatctttGAGAAAGGCAAAGGATCATGACAGTCTTGGCCATGTCGGAAAGGCTTATGCTTATTATACTGTTGTAGCAGAATTATGTTCTCCAAAAAGAGCAGAAATAGAGGAAGCATTTACAGATGTGTTAt GTGAATGGTGTATGCAATTGGAGGTCAATAATAGGTTTTCTGATCTTCTGTTATGTTATAAACATTCTTTAGATATTTATCCAAATAATCCACGTATGCTAAATAATTTTGCAGCGCATCTTCTAAG GAATAACGATCCTATGAGAGCAATACCTTATTTGAAAAAAGCCTTGAGAGTTGATCCTACTTTTCTACCTGCAGAACGAAATTTGCAAAATGCACATAGTATGGCTGTAGCTAGATGGCACTTTCCAATGTTGAACGATAAGCAAAGAAATAATGCATTTGCACAAGCAATACATAAAAGAATTTCTGAAGGCTATGACACCGTTTTAGATGTAGGAACTGGCACAGGTCTTCTAAGCTTATATGCAAAAGATGCAGGAGCCAAAAACATTTATGCATGTGAATATTCAACAGTAATGGTTAACATAGCAAAAAATGTGTTTGAACGCAATGAtgcaaaagatataaaattgataccTAAGCTTTCTTCAAATCTTAGAATACCAGACGATATTCCAGAAAG gttGAAATTAATAGTAACTGAAACATTTGATGCTGGTTTGTTTGGAGAATTAATAATACCATCTATGATTAATGcacacaaaaatattttaagtaaaGATGGAATGGTAATACCTATGAGAGCCACTCTTTACATGGCTGCTGTTGAATGTGAATATATACGATACAGGTCATcagttttatttaacaaaataaaagaagaatgcTCTCTTAGTTTTGATAATGTGCTTATAATACCAGACGATGAATATTATGATACAGAAAAtcttgaaaatgttaaaataaatcatataacaGAACCACAAGTATTATTAcatgttaattttaataatatgtatgaaTTACAAGAATTTGCAAAAGATGGCATAAAGGCTATACGATGTGTCAAATGCAGATATGATGGTATTATAGATGGATTGGTAACTTGGTTCAAACTACATCTTGATGAAGAAATTGTAATAGATACATCAGAAGCAAATTCTTGTTGGCAACTGGCTGTATTTCCAACAATTCCAGCAGTCTGTAAAGAAGGTGATAACTTAACGATTAAGACTGAAGTACATAATGGAAAACTAAAGTGTTCTTACACATTAAGCACATTCAAATCTGATATTGATTCTAAATGTACATATCGTTTaccaagagaaataataatgttccTTAATGatcttgaatatattaaatctctTATTCAAATTAGCAAATCTCATGAAActagaaaattaaattgtattttggATACCTCACCATTTCCTATCTACGGTTTgatgcaattaaaaaaaaataaacatagtgaaattttatattatgaaagtAGTAATTTAATACTTTGTCATCTTGttgaacaaattattaaagaaaatgaaattcaagGAACAGCCTATGCTGTATCTGATTATCGTCAAATTCAACATCCTGtagatattatactttttcataattttgatATGAAGGGAGAACTAAAAGATTGGGGCCAAGATAGTTGTCATGAACTTTTCAG CTATTTGTTAAAGCCAGAAGGCATTATACTACCAGAGAAAGTATTTTTGATGGGACAACTTATATTCTCAGAAGATTTACCTAAAATAGTATCTGTAAAAGATGCAAATATTCAGTGGGAAAAAAATACAtcgaataaatcaaattttcataag aattttttctttgtagcataa